The following are encoded together in the Onychostoma macrolepis isolate SWU-2019 chromosome 03, ASM1243209v1, whole genome shotgun sequence genome:
- the LOC131536559 gene encoding E3 ubiquitin-protein ligase TRIM35-like, translated as MMKEKLEEMNRHISALSHTIKDTEEMMKASDVCFLKEFPVSMERVQISSQPDPQTPSGALIHVPRYLGNLPFRVWKKMQDIVQNTPVILDPNTAHPRLLLSDDLTSVRYSGHQPVPDNPERFDWCLCVLGSEGFNSGTHCWDVEVKQSQFWRLGVTTASNQRKGRGFFNTDVWCVEYEDEMLLYGGSSCFGFCVKQQLDRVRVNLDYDRGTVSFSDPVTNTHLHTFTTSFTHTLFPFFCNYDLSSSLRILSINSQ; from the exons atgatgaaggagaagctggaggagatgaacagacacatctcagctctttcacacacaatcaAAGACACGGAGGAGATGATGAAAGCCAGTGACGTCTGCTTTCTGAAG gAGTTTCCAGTCTCAATGGAAAG AGTCCAGATCTCATCACAGCCGGATCCACAGACGCCTTCTGGAGCTTTGATTCATGTGCCACGTTACTTGGGCAACCTGCCCTTCAGAGTCTGGAAGAAGATGCAGGACATCGTCCAGAACA CTCCTGTGATTCTGGATCCAAACACGGCTCATCCACGTCTCCTTCTGTCTGATGATCTGACCAGTGTGAGATACAGCGGTCATCAACCTGTTCCTGAtaatccagagagatttgaCTGGTGCCTCTGTGTTCTGGGTTCAGAGGGTTTTAACTCAGGAACACACTGCTGGGATGTGGAGGTTAAACAGAGTCAATTCTGGAGACTTGGAGTAACTACAGCATCAAACCAGAGGAAGGGACGGGGTTTCTTCAACACTGATGTCTGGTGTGTGGAGTATGAGGACGAAATGTTGTTGTACGGAGGGTCTTCATGTTTTGGTTTTTGTGTTAAACAGCAGCTTGATCGTGTGAGAGTGAATCTGGACTATGACAGAGGAACGGTGTCATTCTCTGATCCTGTAACTaacacacatctacacacattcacaacctccttcactcacacactcttcCCTTTCTTCTGTAATTATGATTTATCTTCCTCTCTGAGGATCTTATCGATCAATAGTCAGTAA